A window of Selenomonas ruminantium subsp. lactilytica TAM6421 contains these coding sequences:
- a CDS encoding protein-glutamate methylesterase/protein-glutamine glutaminase — protein sequence MIRVLIADDSAFMRKILTDFFNKQPDFEVAGTAINGKEAINKVLKLSPDLVTMDVNMPVMDGLNSLAVIMEKQPTPVVMLSSLTQQGTEATVRALSLGAVDFISKAGGSISKLDAIEDELLEKCRNAAKARVRRMAYTPQTKLASLSPPTSPAPPVMKRVEMPQRQGLKLGGIASTPPSQNSGSLFGVKRTNPIILQARGKPQPPAANKVTPVTMGSVGNGAKKLVAIGTSTGGPQALQQVITRLPGNLPCGVVVVQHMPAGFTKALADRLDTISQVSVKEAEDGEVIKPGWVYIAPGSHHLRVREEGSSRKIVLSQDPPVGNHRPAVNVMYDSVAPIGRNLVAVIMTGMGCDGCEGMKKVKAAGGYSIAQDEPTCVVYGMPKAVVDAGLADEIKPVESIAQAIVEAVKR from the coding sequence ATGATACGTGTCTTGATCGCTGATGATTCTGCATTCATGCGCAAGATCTTGACGGATTTTTTCAATAAACAGCCGGATTTTGAGGTGGCAGGTACGGCGATAAATGGCAAGGAAGCTATCAACAAGGTGTTGAAGCTCAGCCCGGACCTGGTGACCATGGACGTGAATATGCCGGTCATGGATGGTCTGAATTCTTTGGCTGTTATCATGGAGAAACAGCCCACTCCTGTGGTGATGCTCAGCAGCCTTACCCAGCAGGGGACAGAGGCTACCGTGAGAGCGCTGAGCCTTGGGGCGGTGGATTTCATCAGCAAAGCTGGCGGCAGTATCTCAAAACTGGATGCCATCGAAGACGAGCTGTTGGAAAAATGCCGGAATGCTGCCAAGGCCAGGGTGCGCAGGATGGCGTATACCCCGCAGACGAAACTAGCTTCCCTGAGTCCGCCAACATCACCGGCGCCGCCTGTGATGAAACGGGTAGAGATGCCTCAGCGGCAAGGACTGAAACTAGGGGGGATCGCCTCCACGCCACCGTCGCAAAATTCAGGCAGTCTCTTTGGCGTAAAGCGGACGAATCCCATTATCCTGCAGGCCCGGGGCAAACCACAGCCACCTGCAGCCAATAAGGTAACCCCTGTGACCATGGGCAGTGTTGGCAATGGTGCCAAGAAGCTGGTTGCCATTGGCACATCGACCGGCGGCCCTCAGGCATTGCAGCAGGTGATAACCCGCCTGCCCGGGAATCTGCCCTGCGGGGTGGTAGTAGTGCAGCATATGCCAGCGGGCTTTACCAAGGCACTGGCTGACCGGCTGGATACCATATCCCAGGTTTCGGTGAAGGAAGCAGAGGATGGGGAAGTGATAAAGCCGGGCTGGGTGTATATAGCACCCGGCAGCCATCATCTGCGGGTGCGGGAAGAAGGCAGCAGCCGCAAGATTGTTTTGAGTCAGGATCCTCCGGTGGGCAACCATCGGCCTGCGGTGAATGTGATGTATGATTCCGTGGCACCGATTGGCAGGAATCTTGTGGCTGTCATCATGACCGGCATGGGATGTGACGGCTGCGAAGGGATGAAGAAGGTCAAGGCAGCGGGCGGCTATAGTATAGCCCAGGATGAACCGACATGTGTGGTCTACGGTATGCCTAAGGCCGTGGTGGATGCAGGGCTGGCCGATGAGATAAAGCCAGTGGAAAGCATAGCCCAGGCAATCGTCGAGGCTGTAAAGAGATAA
- a CDS encoding chemotaxis protein CheA → MDTNQYMDMFLDESHEHLQSLNEGLLSLEENPEDISVVNDIFRNAHTLKGMSATMGYNKIAELTHEMEDVLDLIRKEQLKLDEDIIDTLFKCLDSLEQMIDSVAGGDSEDVVDVSDLVTKLSSISKGEPAPAAAPAAPAGAAEAAAPAPAPTAASSIPLTDTDVSMLRQAKEGGMIGVHIQVTLSETCLLKSARSYMVMNALDELGDVIKSIPPAEDLEQEKFEHSFDVLMVTGADKKAVEDALSTISEIEKIVVETVDPDKPAEAAPAPAAAPAPAAPPVAAPAPAAPAAPKPATPKPAAPKPAAKPAAAAAKKGHQSQSVRVDIDKLDTLMNLMGELVINKVRLEQIGQAHRLGELTETLEQMDRVTTDLQNIVMKVRMVPVSAVFNRFPRMVRDVSKELNKEINLTIEGEETELDRTVIDEIGDPIMHLLRNSLDHGVEHPDEREAKGKPRTGEVGLIARHEGNNVVIMVTDDGKGIDANKIRKKAVEKGMISQEDADKLDDADAVRLIFLPGFSTAEQITDISGRGVGMDVVRSKIESLSGHVDVETKIDEGSVFKIKLPLTLAIIQAMLVKVQEEIYAIPLGSIDSTINIQPTDIKTVRNREVIVLRGEIIPIIRMEETLQIPHVKDSDEIFVVVVHAGEAKAGIVVDNLIGQQEIVIKTLGNLFTGLKMFSGATVLGDGRVALILDVATMMQQ, encoded by the coding sequence ATGGATACCAATCAGTATATGGATATGTTTTTGGATGAATCTCATGAGCATTTGCAGTCCTTGAACGAAGGCCTTTTGAGCTTGGAAGAGAATCCCGAAGACATCTCAGTGGTGAATGATATTTTCCGCAATGCACATACACTGAAGGGTATGTCAGCAACCATGGGATACAATAAGATTGCTGAACTGACCCATGAAATGGAAGATGTTCTGGACCTGATCCGCAAGGAACAGCTGAAACTTGATGAAGATATTATCGATACCTTGTTTAAATGTCTGGACTCTCTGGAACAGATGATTGACAGTGTGGCTGGCGGTGATTCAGAAGATGTGGTGGATGTCAGCGATCTGGTGACGAAGCTGAGTTCCATCTCCAAGGGCGAGCCAGCTCCGGCTGCCGCTCCCGCTGCTCCAGCAGGAGCAGCGGAAGCGGCAGCACCAGCACCAGCACCAACTGCTGCGTCCAGCATACCGCTTACCGATACGGATGTCAGCATGCTGCGCCAGGCAAAAGAAGGCGGCATGATCGGCGTACATATTCAGGTAACCTTGTCCGAGACATGCCTGCTGAAATCGGCCCGTTCCTATATGGTTATGAATGCTCTGGATGAACTGGGGGATGTCATTAAATCCATTCCGCCTGCTGAGGATCTGGAACAGGAAAAATTCGAGCACAGCTTTGATGTACTGATGGTAACCGGCGCGGATAAGAAGGCCGTGGAAGATGCCCTGAGTACCATTTCCGAAATTGAAAAGATCGTGGTGGAGACTGTGGATCCGGATAAGCCGGCAGAAGCAGCACCGGCTCCAGCCGCTGCTCCGGCACCTGCCGCACCACCAGTAGCGGCGCCAGCACCGGCAGCCCCCGCTGCGCCGAAACCGGCAACACCGAAGCCTGCGGCACCGAAACCGGCCGCCAAGCCTGCAGCAGCTGCTGCCAAGAAAGGCCATCAGAGCCAGTCGGTACGCGTGGATATCGATAAGCTCGATACTTTGATGAACCTTATGGGCGAGCTGGTTATCAATAAGGTTCGCCTGGAGCAGATAGGGCAGGCCCATCGTCTGGGTGAATTGACCGAGACTTTGGAACAGATGGACCGGGTAACTACCGACCTGCAGAACATCGTCATGAAGGTCCGCATGGTGCCGGTAAGCGCAGTCTTCAACCGCTTCCCGCGCATGGTGCGTGACGTATCCAAGGAACTGAACAAAGAGATCAACCTGACCATCGAAGGTGAGGAGACAGAACTTGACCGCACCGTTATCGATGAGATCGGCGATCCCATCATGCATCTGCTGCGCAACTCCCTCGACCATGGTGTTGAGCATCCCGATGAACGTGAAGCCAAAGGCAAGCCGCGTACTGGTGAGGTTGGCCTGATTGCCCGTCATGAAGGCAATAACGTGGTCATCATGGTTACCGACGATGGCAAGGGCATCGATGCCAACAAGATTCGCAAAAAAGCTGTGGAAAAAGGCATGATCTCTCAGGAAGACGCGGATAAGCTGGATGATGCCGATGCTGTACGCCTGATTTTCCTGCCTGGTTTCTCCACTGCCGAGCAGATCACCGATATCTCCGGTCGCGGTGTAGGCATGGACGTAGTGCGCAGTAAGATTGAATCCCTGTCCGGTCATGTGGACGTGGAGACCAAGATTGATGAAGGCTCTGTCTTTAAGATCAAACTGCCGTTGACGCTGGCCATCATTCAGGCCATGCTGGTCAAGGTACAGGAAGAGATCTACGCGATTCCGCTGGGCTCCATCGACAGTACCATCAACATCCAGCCCACGGATATCAAGACCGTACGCAACCGGGAAGTCATCGTCCTGCGCGGCGAGATCATTCCCATCATCCGCATGGAAGAAACCCTGCAGATTCCTCATGTGAAGGATTCGGACGAGATTTTCGTCGTAGTTGTACATGCCGGCGAAGCCAAAGCTGGTATCGTAGTGGACAACCTGATCGGTCAGCAGGAAATCGTTATCAAGACTCTGGGCAACCTCTTCACTGGCCTGAAGATGTTCTCCGGTGCTACGGTCCTGGGCGATGGCCGTGTGGCTCTGATTCTCGATGTGGCTACGATGATGCAGCAGTAA
- a CDS encoding chemotaxis protein CheW, translating into MANEENKQNDEVQVVAFKLRDEEYGVSILNVQEIRNMTDITRVPFAADFIKGVINLRGSVLPVIDLKKRLGLAETPYTENTRIVTVTIDELHVGMLVDAVTEVLTIGSKTVDTKKATNDRSGSRFLNGIGNVDGRLIIMLNLEEIIGATGDGK; encoded by the coding sequence ATGGCAAACGAAGAAAACAAACAGAATGATGAAGTGCAGGTCGTGGCGTTCAAGCTTCGCGACGAGGAATACGGCGTCAGCATCCTGAATGTACAGGAAATCCGCAATATGACGGATATTACCCGGGTTCCCTTTGCTGCAGATTTCATCAAGGGAGTCATCAACCTTCGCGGCTCGGTACTGCCGGTTATCGACCTGAAGAAAAGACTGGGGCTGGCGGAAACTCCCTATACGGAAAATACCCGCATTGTTACCGTGACAATCGATGAGCTCCATGTAGGGATGCTCGTGGATGCGGTGACGGAAGTCCTGACCATTGGCAGCAAGACGGTGGATACCAAGAAAGCGACCAATGACCGCAGCGGCTCCCGTTTCCTCAATGGTATTGGCAACGTGGATGGCAGACTCATCATCATGCTCAATTTGGAAGAGATCATTGGTGCAACTGGCGATGGCAAATAA
- a CDS encoding chemotaxis protein CheC, whose protein sequence is MTEELNLSANQLDALREIGNVGAGNSATALSQVINRRIDMNVPKVALVPLEVVPDLVGGPDAVVVGIFLRVYGKAPSNILFLLPQKSAFYLVDTLMGKPHGQTNSLDFMDESALMEIGNILSGAYLNAFFTFTKITMLPSIPALAMDMAGALLNVVLAQLGQMGDQALVIETEFLSEDDGINGQFFLVPDPGSLETIIKAVGVE, encoded by the coding sequence ATGACCGAAGAATTAAACCTTTCCGCCAATCAGCTGGATGCTTTGCGTGAGATTGGTAATGTTGGTGCTGGGAACTCGGCAACAGCCCTGTCCCAGGTCATCAACAGGAGAATTGATATGAACGTGCCCAAGGTGGCACTGGTACCCCTGGAAGTAGTGCCGGATCTGGTGGGCGGCCCCGATGCTGTAGTCGTAGGTATTTTCCTGCGCGTTTATGGCAAGGCCCCCAGCAACATCCTGTTCCTGCTGCCGCAGAAATCCGCCTTCTATCTGGTGGATACCCTGATGGGCAAACCCCATGGACAGACGAACAGCCTGGACTTCATGGATGAATCGGCCCTGATGGAAATCGGCAATATCTTGTCTGGTGCATACTTGAATGCATTCTTCACTTTTACGAAGATTACCATGCTGCCTTCCATTCCTGCCTTGGCAATGGATATGGCAGGGGCCCTGCTGAATGTCGTACTGGCACAGCTGGGACAGATGGGGGATCAGGCGCTGGTTATCGAAACAGAATTCCTGTCGGAAGATGATGGCATCAATGGCCAGTTCTTCCTGGTACCTGACCCAGGTTCGTTGGAGACGATTATAAAAGCTGTAGGAGTTGAGTGA
- a CDS encoding chemotaxis protein CheD, with translation MADLIRVGMADYKVGSAPSTIISYGLGSCIGISLYDPQTKVGGLLHIMLPDSTQARPTDNPAKFADTGLPLMLKDVLALGASKTRLVAKIAGGAQMFAFQNATDIMRVGSRNAEAAKKILKSQGIKIIAEDTGGTYGRTVSIDLNSGVYKVKTIDKGEKEI, from the coding sequence ATGGCAGATCTTATCAGAGTCGGGATGGCCGACTATAAAGTTGGTTCTGCTCCGTCAACCATCATCAGCTATGGTCTTGGATCCTGCATCGGGATTTCCCTGTATGACCCCCAGACGAAAGTCGGCGGGCTTTTGCATATCATGCTTCCCGATAGCACGCAGGCCCGTCCCACGGACAATCCGGCAAAATTTGCGGATACAGGATTACCGCTGATGCTCAAGGATGTGTTAGCTCTGGGCGCTTCCAAAACGCGCCTGGTGGCTAAGATCGCCGGCGGAGCGCAGATGTTCGCCTTCCAGAATGCTACCGATATCATGCGTGTCGGCAGCCGCAATGCGGAGGCAGCCAAGAAGATTTTGAAATCCCAGGGCATAAAGATAATAGCCGAAGATACTGGCGGCACCTATGGCCGCACGGTATCCATTGATTTGAATTCTGGTGTGTATAAGGTTAAGACCATCGATAAAGGCGAAAAAGAGATTTAA
- a CDS encoding FliA/WhiG family RNA polymerase sigma factor produces the protein MVNETPAIDVASLWHDYLENKTVELRNQLAEYYLPLVKLVAGRLAISLPSHVDRDDLLSSGFFGLLDAIDRYDIERKNKFETYAGIRIRGAMLDHLRAKDWLPVAIRQRIRRYEQAVYELENRLGRPATDEELASELSLSVRELIALEGQISVATVIPLDDYLRADSPLTGDPGPSDRMEKEELRQTLSAAIERLPEKEKKVVALYYYEELTLKEISLILNLSEARISQLHTKAIFRMRGYLARMKASLV, from the coding sequence ATGGTAAATGAAACACCCGCCATTGATGTCGCTTCCCTGTGGCATGATTATTTGGAAAACAAGACTGTGGAGCTGCGCAACCAGCTGGCCGAGTACTATCTGCCTCTGGTCAAGCTGGTTGCCGGGCGGCTCGCCATCAGCCTGCCGTCCCATGTGGATCGGGATGATCTGCTTTCCAGCGGGTTTTTTGGTCTGCTGGATGCGATCGATCGTTATGATATCGAACGTAAGAACAAGTTTGAGACTTACGCAGGCATCCGCATCCGGGGAGCTATGCTGGATCATCTGCGGGCAAAAGACTGGCTTCCGGTGGCCATCAGGCAGCGTATCAGGCGATATGAACAGGCCGTATATGAATTGGAGAATCGGTTGGGCAGGCCTGCCACCGATGAGGAACTGGCCAGCGAGCTTTCCCTGTCGGTGAGAGAACTCATAGCTTTAGAGGGACAGATCAGTGTGGCTACTGTCATCCCCCTGGATGATTATTTGCGGGCAGATTCTCCCCTTACAGGAGATCCGGGACCTTCTGACCGCATGGAGAAGGAAGAACTAAGGCAGACCTTGTCGGCAGCGATTGAACGGCTGCCGGAAAAAGAGAAAAAAGTAGTAGCATTATACTACTACGAAGAACTGACTTTGAAAGAAATCAGCTTAATCCTTAATTTATCCGAGGCGAGAATTTCCCAGCTGCATACGAAGGCGATTTTCCGTATGCGCGGCTACCTGGCCCGGATGAAGGCAAGCTTGGTATAA
- a CDS encoding DUF342 domain-containing protein produces the protein MDDQVLRPAVGGPDAGYLLEFLQDGVFVTIYPSDGAEMLFELSDVRQSLQENGVIDYDIIELSKIIREAAGQPRKIADEYVEVMEEENEILSAEEKKAAEQEEIDESEQAGLIIDVSRDQMIATVRYDTTKGSGLPSAAEVKEALSEKGVVFGINEEAIEKGVKSLTPFVAAEGKQVQHGDNARIERKFDLSNKNKPKIDEYNRANYKDMGLFVLAKKGDLLAVRIPQTEGVPGKNIFGIDVPARTGRPIPIPQGKNTEVRNENELYATMSGQIVDNPRRIDIDPHLEIRSSVGAGTGNIDFVGGVSIKGNVEAGFIVKATGDIEIGGMVNGADVSGRNILIKGGIVGQNRGLVKATEDVRALFAENANIEAGRDVVITDTILHSNVRAGKCIYVEERKGIITGGSVAASEEIRCKLVGNPAAVVTRLSVGVDPTVQQKYTDLCKECKADRARLKQITQMLNTLGKIDVSRLPQQRIDQINALTRSQFPLAGKIKRAEKEIIELEEAMGRMSDGKIRVTDTIYPGVRISINSIMMNVQSTIRRCLLTVKDDRINIGTY, from the coding sequence ATGGATGACCAGGTATTACGCCCAGCAGTTGGCGGTCCAGACGCAGGTTATCTGCTCGAATTCCTTCAGGATGGCGTTTTCGTAACGATATATCCCAGTGATGGCGCGGAAATGCTTTTTGAATTGTCTGATGTACGGCAAAGTCTGCAGGAAAATGGTGTCATTGATTACGATATCATTGAACTTTCCAAAATCATTCGGGAAGCGGCAGGCCAGCCAAGAAAGATCGCCGATGAATATGTGGAAGTAATGGAAGAAGAAAATGAAATATTATCTGCAGAAGAGAAAAAGGCTGCAGAACAGGAGGAAATTGACGAGAGCGAGCAGGCAGGTCTCATCATCGATGTGAGCCGTGACCAGATGATTGCCACAGTACGCTATGATACTACCAAGGGATCCGGTCTGCCTTCGGCTGCAGAGGTAAAGGAAGCTTTGTCGGAGAAGGGTGTCGTTTTTGGCATTAACGAGGAAGCTATCGAAAAAGGCGTTAAGAGCCTTACACCTTTTGTGGCTGCTGAGGGCAAGCAGGTACAGCACGGGGATAATGCCCGGATTGAGCGGAAATTTGATCTTTCCAATAAGAACAAACCGAAGATAGATGAGTATAACCGAGCCAACTACAAGGATATGGGACTCTTTGTACTGGCTAAGAAGGGGGATCTTCTGGCTGTGCGGATTCCACAGACAGAAGGTGTTCCGGGAAAGAACATCTTCGGAATTGATGTGCCAGCCCGTACAGGACGGCCGATTCCCATACCTCAGGGGAAAAATACTGAGGTGCGTAATGAAAATGAACTCTATGCTACCATGAGTGGTCAGATCGTGGACAATCCACGCAGGATTGATATTGATCCGCATCTGGAAATCCGCTCCAGTGTTGGCGCTGGGACGGGGAATATCGATTTTGTCGGCGGTGTATCCATCAAGGGCAACGTTGAGGCAGGCTTTATAGTCAAGGCTACCGGTGATATCGAAATTGGCGGCATGGTAAATGGTGCGGATGTATCTGGCCGCAATATCCTCATCAAGGGGGGGATTGTCGGACAGAACCGTGGCTTGGTAAAGGCCACTGAGGATGTGCGGGCACTCTTTGCCGAAAATGCCAACATAGAAGCTGGCCGTGATGTGGTGATTACGGATACGATCCTTCATTCCAATGTGCGGGCCGGCAAATGCATTTACGTGGAAGAGCGCAAGGGCATCATCACTGGTGGCAGCGTAGCAGCCAGCGAAGAAATTCGCTGCAAGCTGGTGGGTAATCCTGCTGCTGTGGTGACAAGGCTGTCCGTTGGTGTTGACCCCACGGTACAACAGAAATATACGGATCTCTGCAAAGAGTGCAAAGCAGATCGGGCCCGTTTGAAACAGATAACCCAGATGCTGAATACCTTGGGCAAGATCGATGTCAGCCGTCTGCCGCAGCAGCGCATCGATCAGATCAATGCCCTGACCCGGTCGCAATTCCCTCTGGCCGGCAAGATCAAGCGGGCGGAGAAAGAGATCATAGAATTGGAAGAGGCTATGGGGCGCATGAGTGATGGCAAGATAAGGGTTACGGATACGATATATCCCGGCGTCCGCATCAGCATCAATTCCATCATGATGAATGTACAAAGCACCATCCGCCGTTGCCTGTTGACGGTGAAAGATGATCGCATCAATATTGGTACTTATTAG
- the glyQ gene encoding glycine--tRNA ligase subunit alpha has protein sequence MKFQEIILALQKFWSEQGCILAQPYDVEKGAGTMNPSTFLRVLGPEPWNVAYVEPSRRPADGRYGDNPNRLYQHHQFQVIMKPSPDNIQELYLESLERLGIDPKQHDIRFVEDNWESPTLGAWGLGWEVWLDGMEITQFTYFQQVGSQDVKPVASEITYGLERLAMYIQGVENVYDIQWTDDYTYGDVFHQNEYEQSAYAFDLSDEKLLFEMFDKYEAEAVRVIAEGYVHPAYDYVLKCSHTFNLLDARGAISVSQRTAFIGRVRKLARLCAECYLKQREELGYPMLHRGEK, from the coding sequence ATGAAATTTCAGGAAATCATCCTGGCTCTGCAGAAATTCTGGTCAGAGCAGGGCTGTATCTTAGCTCAGCCCTATGATGTGGAAAAAGGTGCGGGCACGATGAACCCCTCCACCTTTTTGCGTGTGCTTGGCCCCGAGCCTTGGAACGTGGCTTATGTGGAGCCGTCCCGCCGCCCGGCCGATGGCCGCTATGGCGATAATCCGAACCGTCTTTATCAGCACCATCAGTTCCAGGTCATCATGAAGCCGTCCCCGGACAACATTCAGGAGCTCTATCTGGAGAGCCTTGAACGTCTGGGCATCGATCCGAAACAGCACGATATCCGCTTCGTTGAGGATAACTGGGAATCCCCGACGCTGGGCGCCTGGGGCCTGGGTTGGGAAGTATGGCTCGACGGCATGGAAATCACCCAGTTCACCTACTTCCAGCAGGTGGGCAGCCAGGACGTGAAGCCAGTAGCTTCCGAAATCACCTACGGTTTGGAGCGTCTGGCCATGTATATCCAGGGGGTGGAAAACGTCTATGACATTCAGTGGACGGATGATTACACCTATGGCGATGTATTCCATCAGAACGAGTACGAGCAGTCTGCGTACGCCTTTGACCTGTCCGATGAAAAGCTGTTGTTTGAGATGTTTGACAAGTACGAGGCTGAAGCTGTGCGCGTAATCGCTGAAGGCTATGTGCATCCGGCTTACGACTATGTGCTCAAGTGCTCCCATACCTTCAACCTGCTGGATGCCCGCGGGGCCATCTCCGTGTCCCAGCGTACGGCTTTCATCGGCCGCGTGCGCAAGCTGGCGCGTCTGTGTGCGGAATGTTACTTGAAACAGCGTGAGGAGCTTGGTTATCCCATGCTGCACAGGGGGGAGAAATAA
- the glyS gene encoding glycine--tRNA ligase subunit beta, whose product MSKDLLLEIGTEEVPAHVMPGILAQLKENAAKAFADNRIACGEIRTIGTPRRTALLVKDLAEKQEDVSSENRGPSVAIAFDADGNPTKAAQGFARGQGIDPKDLVSKDGYVYAMVHEKGKETSELLQTILPELICGLNFPNNMRWRDLDFKFIRPLRWIVALYDAEVVPFEVAEVKSGNTSRGHRFLSQGDFTISSAADYEKACEENFVIVDQEKRKAMIREQIAEVAEKNGGKAEITEDLLEEVLYLVEYPTALCGKFEEKYLELPPETVITPMRDHQRYFPVKDADGKLLPLFITVRNGGSEYLETVQHGNERVLRARLADAQFFFDEDRKKSLEEHREKLKTVVFQQGLGTMYEKSERLVELAGFIADEIGADEKAHKNAQRAALLSKADLVTGMVTEFTELQGIMGREYAKLDGECEEVAMAIDEHYMPRFAGDNQPQTEAGRIVSLADKIDTIVGTFSRGKIPTGSQDPFALRRQALGLVNMLIEAKWNVSLSKIVAKSMELYGLTEEKAREKMQADVADFMRLRLKNVLEAVRYDVVDAVLENIDDIYAVSLRAAAAAKFVETADAAANIQAFVRASNLAKKAEVTEISESTFVADEEKALYDVYKSTNSAVASLVDGQDYTGAIDALKELSKPIDAFFDAVMVMDKDEAIKNNRLALLKAIDTLVNKVADFSKIVL is encoded by the coding sequence ATGAGCAAGGATTTACTGTTAGAAATCGGCACGGAAGAAGTACCGGCGCATGTCATGCCGGGCATCCTTGCCCAGTTGAAAGAAAATGCGGCCAAGGCCTTTGCTGATAACCGCATTGCCTGCGGGGAAATCCGCACCATCGGCACCCCCCGCCGCACGGCTCTGCTCGTAAAAGACCTGGCAGAGAAACAGGAAGATGTATCCAGCGAAAACCGCGGCCCATCCGTTGCCATCGCCTTCGATGCTGATGGCAATCCCACCAAGGCTGCCCAGGGCTTTGCCCGCGGCCAGGGTATCGACCCGAAAGATCTCGTGAGCAAGGACGGCTATGTCTATGCCATGGTGCATGAAAAGGGCAAGGAAACCAGTGAACTGCTGCAGACCATCCTGCCGGAACTCATCTGCGGCCTGAACTTCCCCAACAACATGCGTTGGCGTGATCTGGACTTCAAGTTCATCCGTCCCCTGCGCTGGATTGTAGCTCTCTATGATGCAGAAGTTGTGCCCTTTGAAGTGGCTGAGGTTAAATCCGGCAACACTTCCCGCGGCCACCGTTTCCTGTCCCAGGGAGATTTCACCATCAGCAGCGCTGCTGACTACGAAAAAGCTTGCGAGGAAAATTTCGTCATCGTGGATCAGGAAAAGCGCAAGGCTATGATTCGCGAACAGATTGCTGAAGTGGCCGAAAAGAACGGCGGCAAGGCGGAAATCACCGAAGACCTGCTGGAAGAAGTGCTCTACCTCGTAGAATATCCGACGGCTCTCTGTGGCAAGTTCGAGGAAAAATATCTGGAACTGCCCCCGGAAACGGTCATCACCCCGATGCGCGACCATCAGCGCTACTTCCCGGTGAAGGATGCCGACGGTAAACTGTTGCCCCTCTTCATCACGGTGCGCAATGGTGGCAGCGAATACCTCGAAACGGTACAGCATGGTAATGAGCGTGTACTGCGTGCCCGCCTGGCGGATGCCCAGTTCTTCTTTGACGAAGACCGCAAGAAGAGCCTCGAAGAGCATCGCGAAAAGCTCAAGACTGTTGTGTTCCAGCAGGGCCTGGGCACCATGTATGAAAAATCCGAGCGCCTCGTAGAGCTGGCTGGCTTTATTGCCGATGAAATCGGTGCGGATGAAAAAGCTCATAAAAATGCTCAGCGTGCCGCTCTCCTGTCCAAGGCCGATCTCGTGACCGGCATGGTCACCGAGTTCACGGAACTGCAGGGCATCATGGGCCGCGAATATGCAAAGCTCGATGGCGAGTGTGAAGAAGTGGCCATGGCCATTGATGAGCATTATATGCCCCGCTTTGCCGGCGATAACCAGCCCCAGACGGAAGCTGGCCGCATCGTGAGCCTTGCTGACAAGATCGATACCATTGTGGGTACCTTCAGCCGAGGCAAGATCCCCACGGGCTCCCAGGATCCCTTTGCTCTGCGCCGTCAGGCTCTGGGCCTCGTGAACATGCTGATCGAAGCCAAGTGGAACGTAAGCCTCAGCAAGATCGTGGCCAAATCCATGGAACTCTACGGCCTTACGGAGGAGAAAGCCCGCGAAAAGATGCAGGCTGATGTGGCTGACTTTATGCGCCTGCGCCTCAAGAACGTGCTGGAAGCTGTCCGCTATGACGTGGTGGATGCCGTACTGGAAAACATCGACGATATCTACGCCGTCAGCCTGCGCGCTGCCGCTGCAGCCAAGTTCGTGGAAACGGCAGATGCCGCTGCGAACATCCAGGCCTTCGTGCGTGCCTCCAATCTGGCCAAGAAAGCCGAAGTTACGGAAATCAGCGAAAGCACTTTCGTGGCTGACGAAGAAAAGGCTCTCTATGATGTCTACAAATCCACCAACAGTGCTGTAGCCAGCCTGGTGGATGGTCAGGACTATACCGGTGCCATCGATGCCCTCAAGGAACTGTCCAAGCCCATCGATGCCTTCTTCGATGCCGTTATGGTCATGGATAAAGATGAGGCCATCAAGAACAACCGTCTGGCTCTGCTGAAAGCCATCGACACGTTGGTCAACAAAGTGGCCGATTTCAGCAAGATTGTCTTGTAA